The Leptospirales bacterium genome has a window encoding:
- a CDS encoding nickel-dependent lactate racemase has protein sequence MSRQPAYSALAGVVGEDDREVAISDPGAASRCLLSGERLMDLQLPAAVRMIYPREPMRELRDLPGALRFACLHPEQSAPLPQLLRPGMKLTIAVEDAGAVLPALPRPDWRQSALECVLDFADHAAVEDIHIVFATACNRRMNAKEMRRLCGAAIYERFAPDRLYSHDCLDASLLEALPTDGPGPQLEVSRRAASSDLIIYLSLHAGAQNDLRKSWLFGLCSMRSAALLLEMDRQGVDPLASSAGPRIFQIEAAINSRAFGGGLDFLQRNEDRWSAIDRRKSHALQRSLSRLRSDYTGRLLARMRGARQCAAVFAGDPIRVRRRILRTNQKQYCIRTAGPADILISAAPPISAFHLQGAMNPLLLHYAAAAICSNFYGDQPLLHPGGDLLLCYSGRLDFDGFAFPGYQEFFEEALPELLLSGETALQTPKRLQYSSEAQQAYRTEGALPPGHAMLLWIMGSRGRRLNARVTLVGDAPPEIADALGWQSAATVDQALAQLQANSFEHSIVYLPQPSLCCPQVLPDIAAEKS, from the coding sequence GTGAGCAGACAGCCAGCATATTCCGCGTTAGCGGGCGTCGTCGGCGAGGACGATCGGGAGGTCGCGATCAGCGATCCGGGCGCCGCCTCGCGTTGCCTGCTCTCCGGCGAGCGACTGATGGATCTGCAACTGCCGGCTGCGGTGCGCATGATCTATCCGCGCGAACCGATGCGCGAGCTGCGCGATTTGCCGGGCGCGCTGCGCTTCGCCTGCCTTCATCCCGAGCAAAGCGCGCCGTTGCCGCAGCTGTTGCGACCCGGTATGAAGCTGACGATTGCCGTGGAAGACGCCGGCGCTGTTCTGCCGGCGCTGCCGCGCCCTGATTGGAGGCAAAGCGCACTGGAGTGTGTGCTGGATTTTGCTGATCACGCCGCGGTGGAAGACATTCATATTGTATTCGCAACTGCTTGCAATCGTCGCATGAACGCCAAAGAAATGCGCCGACTGTGCGGAGCGGCGATTTATGAGCGCTTTGCGCCAGACCGGCTCTACAGTCACGACTGCCTGGACGCGTCTCTTCTAGAAGCGCTGCCGACGGATGGTCCGGGACCTCAGCTTGAGGTATCGCGTCGGGCCGCCAGCAGCGATCTGATCATTTATCTTTCGCTGCATGCCGGCGCCCAAAATGACCTGCGCAAGTCCTGGCTCTTTGGCCTGTGTTCGATGCGTTCCGCAGCGCTGCTCCTGGAGATGGATCGCCAGGGCGTCGATCCGCTGGCCAGTAGCGCCGGGCCGCGCATTTTTCAAATCGAGGCGGCGATCAACAGTCGCGCCTTTGGCGGGGGCCTGGACTTCTTGCAAAGAAACGAAGATCGCTGGAGTGCGATCGATCGGCGCAAGAGCCATGCCCTGCAGCGCAGTCTGTCGCGTTTGCGCTCGGACTATACGGGACGCTTGCTGGCGCGCATGCGCGGTGCGCGCCAGTGTGCAGCTGTCTTTGCCGGCGATCCGATCAGGGTGCGGCGTCGTATTCTGCGCACCAACCAAAAGCAGTACTGCATCCGGACGGCGGGGCCCGCTGATATTCTGATCAGCGCTGCGCCGCCAATCAGCGCCTTTCATCTGCAGGGAGCCATGAATCCGCTGCTGCTGCACTACGCAGCGGCCGCGATCTGTTCCAATTTTTATGGCGATCAGCCGCTGCTTCACCCGGGCGGCGATCTGCTGCTGTGCTACAGCGGACGACTGGACTTCGACGGCTTCGCATTTCCTGGATATCAGGAATTCTTTGAAGAGGCCTTGCCGGAATTGCTGCTGAGCGGGGAGACGGCGCTGCAGACTCCAAAGAGATTGCAGTACTCCAGCGAGGCGCAACAGGCCTACCGTACGGAGGGCGCCTTGCCGCCCGGGCACGCCATGCTGCTCTGGATCATGGGCAGCCGCGGCCGCCGACTGAACGCGCGCGTAACGCTGGTAGGCGACGCGCCGCCGGAAATCGCCGACGCCCTGGGCTGGCAAAGCGCAGCCACTGTTGATCAGGCTCTGGCCCAGCTTCAGGCCAACTCCTTTGAGCATTCGATCGTCTATCTGCCACAGCCGTCGCTGTGTTGCCCGCAAGTTTTGCCGGACATTGCAGCCGAGAAATCTTGA
- a CDS encoding YHS domain-containing protein, producing the protein MNRSIVFGALLSLILGGSLAASPVFVADGAAIRGYDPVAYFTVGRPVRGQAQFSYQWNGANWRFSSQQNLNLFKANPQRYAPAYGGYCAYAMGHYNKLVEVDPTAWKIVGGRLFLNYDSDVQEDWLEDMQNYIRQGDANWQGHVNAH; encoded by the coding sequence ATGAATCGAAGCATTGTCTTTGGCGCGCTGCTTTCGCTGATCCTTGGCGGATCGCTTGCAGCCTCGCCCGTTTTTGTCGCCGATGGCGCAGCAATCCGCGGCTATGATCCGGTGGCCTATTTCACCGTGGGTCGGCCAGTGCGCGGTCAGGCGCAATTCAGCTACCAGTGGAATGGCGCCAATTGGCGCTTCTCATCCCAGCAGAATCTCAATCTGTTCAAGGCCAATCCACAGCGCTATGCCCCGGCCTACGGCGGGTATTGCGCCTATGCCATGGGACATTACAACAAGCTGGTCGAAGTGGATCCAACGGCCTGGAAGATTGTCGGCGGCCGCCTTTTTCTGAACTACGACTCAGACGTACAGGAAGACTGGCTGGAAGATATGCAGAACTATATCCGCCAGGGCGACGCGAACTGGCAGGGTCACGTCAACGCCCATTGA
- a CDS encoding HAD-IB family hydrolase → MNLMAVSAETSRAAVFYDIDNTLVDSRVIYAYLYFALRMPRISERVARLTRTALLSPVYAAAGALNRALFYRLFYASYKGMPLERLRLMGSDAVQKAILPHIYEEARRRIAKAQSMGLVQVLVSASPDFIVQPLAESLGIEHSICNELEYANGFATGKIVPPLLLGEDKARAVARFAREQRIDLLSSYAFADSLQDRQMLETVGFPSAVNAQPGLAEAARERGWPLLQFI, encoded by the coding sequence GTGAATCTTATGGCTGTATCCGCCGAGACATCTCGCGCTGCTGTGTTCTACGACATCGACAACACGCTGGTCGATTCGCGCGTAATCTATGCCTACCTCTACTTTGCCTTGCGTATGCCGCGCATCAGCGAACGCGTTGCCCGGCTGACCCGGACGGCGCTGCTTTCGCCAGTCTACGCCGCGGCCGGCGCACTGAATCGCGCCCTTTTTTACCGCCTGTTCTATGCCAGCTACAAAGGCATGCCGCTGGAGCGTCTGCGTTTGATGGGGAGCGATGCTGTGCAAAAGGCGATTCTGCCTCATATCTACGAGGAAGCGCGTCGAAGAATTGCAAAGGCGCAAAGCATGGGTCTGGTGCAGGTCCTGGTTTCCGCCTCGCCGGATTTTATTGTGCAGCCGCTGGCGGAGAGTCTCGGCATTGAACACTCTATTTGCAATGAGCTGGAGTATGCTAACGGATTTGCAACCGGCAAGATCGTTCCGCCGCTGCTCTTGGGCGAGGACAAGGCCCGAGCTGTGGCTCGCTTTGCGCGCGAACAGCGCATCGACTTGCTGAGTTCTTACGCCTTTGCTGATTCGCTTCAAGATCGGCAAATGCTGGAGACCGTAGGGTTTCCCAGTGCAGTGAATGCTCAGCCTGGTCTGGCCGAGGCGGCCCGCGAACGCGGTTGGCCGCTGCTGCAGTTTATTTGA
- a CDS encoding MarR family transcriptional regulator has protein sequence MSQRPAILYLASKLRQEAFRLLERELSRRGLQDLAPAHGDLLFVLLHSGPLTMMELARRTRRDKSTVSALVEQLATRGFVLRRRDAEDGRRVVVDLGARARKAAPELMRISAAMNRRMLQGFSAAELTQLSELLLRALRNLESE, from the coding sequence ATGAGCCAGCGGCCAGCGATCCTCTATCTGGCCAGCAAACTCCGCCAGGAGGCCTTTCGATTGCTGGAGCGCGAGCTGTCGCGGCGCGGCCTTCAAGATCTGGCGCCGGCTCATGGCGATTTGCTATTCGTATTGTTGCACAGCGGACCGCTAACGATGATGGAGCTGGCCCGTCGTACGCGTCGCGACAAATCGACGGTGTCAGCGCTGGTGGAGCAACTGGCGACGCGCGGTTTTGTTTTACGACGGCGCGACGCCGAGGATGGCAGGCGAGTGGTGGTTGATCTCGGAGCGCGAGCCCGAAAGGCCGCGCCGGAATTGATGCGAATCTCGGCGGCGATGAACCGACGCATGTTACAGGGATTCAGCGCGGCGGAGTTGACGCAACTTTCCGAGCTGCTACTACGCGCTTTGCGCAATCTGGAATCGGAATGA
- a CDS encoding SDR family oxidoreductase — translation MATARKKRTTEGEGPALDSMSLDALRSYVAERERRESGAATLDGGPHFSGSEAAKSLRGAAMSAAAGAFSVRQTLDGKKIMMIGGTGFLGRVMLYMLLKYSPVMERIYVLIRPTHGRTGQDRLEKEILESPVFTTVEGDREYFRRLAAEKITVVEGDAARTGMNLKPEVRELLLAEVDVVLNTAGNVEFNPPLDLSLNANAIATREVLDFVEATQSRRYVHISTCYVADRQRYPDRAPEVVVSDRVVNASGNEIVIDAERELAEAARVAARLKENFERPEKMDEFRAQAWQELKRFGREDVSDRLAEKTAKNLRTMALREELIRAGRERAERLNRPNVYTYTKTLAELIVKAREDRIRYTIVRPSIVETAIKYPFAGWNEGIQGSAPLMYLIYKGHRMLPSISTAPGERQEARLDIIQVDLVAAGTILAMAALLADEHKPVYQLAAGGIDTPVTPNRLLNVLQVKLRAMNDPALPRYQRFMHRHLETYPVTKKQFQKFSSPRMLKILSRARDSLERLEARKLPGLAHEMVQRVQGNVERYYQLSHVKNRIFGEFMPFMNHGFPIFENQNCVDLWRRLPPEESEIYFFNPYQIDFIDYLANYHMDSVFKWIFPVLDKRFKSIDQIGRKSPDKSEGANSIASLRAVFASSDMDFSDRVHLLRRAAAQRLKTAREKRKAARAARQQEEELVSSAWIRQHVRHFTDGVAVNQYSEMSPEARDRFAAHVSLIGGIDVDGKGLLDMGAPAKLERLLDRRQEELAESSEGGLFSLPEDGVEIPDFIREPTAEMLYRLQMWFYRRVVRARVAGRDNIPLNNNNVILVANHASHLDYGLVWYSLGDYARDMGILAARDYFFDRFLKSTFFGNFLNLIPVERADNSSYGKALKHGLEFLQKGGPLLIFPEGTRSPDGKMRTFRHGLGYLVQHARADVLPLRLYNTHVALPKGKTLVRRADVRVQIGKLVSYEELEEQTRGFSPTKTYAHIARSLEEAVRSIHGKAQSDDDIGSQGES, via the coding sequence ATGGCTACAGCTCGAAAAAAACGCACAACCGAAGGCGAGGGGCCGGCGCTTGACTCGATGAGTCTCGATGCACTGCGTTCCTATGTTGCGGAACGCGAGCGGCGCGAAAGCGGCGCGGCGACGCTCGATGGCGGGCCGCATTTTTCCGGCAGCGAAGCGGCAAAGTCGCTGCGCGGTGCGGCGATGTCTGCGGCGGCCGGCGCATTCAGCGTTCGCCAAACCCTCGACGGCAAGAAGATCATGATGATCGGCGGCACCGGATTTCTGGGCCGCGTCATGCTCTATATGCTCCTCAAGTATTCGCCAGTCATGGAGCGCATCTATGTGCTGATCCGTCCTACCCATGGGCGCACCGGACAGGATCGGCTGGAAAAGGAAATCCTGGAGTCTCCGGTGTTTACCACCGTTGAGGGCGATCGCGAATATTTTCGTCGCCTGGCCGCCGAGAAGATCACAGTGGTGGAGGGCGATGCGGCGCGCACAGGCATGAATTTGAAGCCGGAGGTGCGAGAGCTGCTGCTGGCTGAGGTCGATGTTGTGCTCAACACTGCCGGCAATGTCGAATTCAATCCGCCGCTCGATCTTTCGCTCAACGCCAATGCCATCGCCACCCGCGAGGTGCTCGATTTTGTAGAGGCGACGCAGTCGCGGCGCTACGTCCACATTTCCACCTGCTACGTCGCCGACCGCCAGCGCTATCCCGATCGCGCGCCGGAAGTTGTGGTCAGCGATCGAGTGGTCAACGCCTCGGGAAACGAAATCGTTATTGATGCGGAGCGGGAACTGGCGGAGGCGGCGCGCGTTGCTGCGCGCCTGAAAGAAAATTTCGAGCGTCCGGAAAAGATGGACGAGTTTCGCGCTCAGGCCTGGCAAGAATTGAAGCGTTTCGGTCGCGAGGATGTGAGCGATCGACTGGCGGAAAAGACGGCCAAGAATCTGCGCACCATGGCGCTGCGCGAAGAACTGATCCGCGCCGGCCGCGAGCGCGCCGAGCGCTTGAATCGCCCCAACGTCTACACCTATACCAAGACCCTGGCAGAGCTGATTGTCAAGGCGCGCGAGGATCGGATTCGTTATACCATCGTGCGCCCGTCGATTGTGGAGACGGCAATCAAGTATCCCTTTGCCGGATGGAATGAGGGCATTCAGGGTTCTGCGCCTTTGATGTATCTCATATACAAAGGCCACCGGATGTTGCCCAGCATCTCCACCGCGCCGGGCGAACGACAGGAAGCGCGCCTGGATATCATTCAGGTCGATCTGGTGGCTGCCGGCACGATTCTGGCGATGGCTGCTCTGCTTGCTGATGAGCACAAGCCAGTCTATCAATTGGCCGCCGGCGGCATCGATACGCCGGTCACGCCCAATCGACTGCTCAACGTGCTGCAGGTAAAACTGCGCGCCATGAATGACCCGGCCTTGCCGCGCTACCAGCGTTTCATGCACCGTCATCTGGAAACCTATCCGGTGACCAAAAAGCAGTTTCAGAAGTTCTCCAGCCCGCGCATGCTCAAGATTCTCAGCCGCGCCCGCGACAGTCTGGAGCGTCTTGAGGCGCGCAAGTTGCCCGGTCTGGCGCACGAAATGGTGCAACGCGTGCAGGGCAATGTGGAGCGCTACTACCAGCTGAGCCACGTCAAGAATCGCATCTTTGGCGAGTTCATGCCCTTCATGAATCACGGCTTTCCGATTTTCGAAAATCAGAACTGCGTCGACCTCTGGCGACGTCTGCCTCCCGAAGAGAGCGAGATTTATTTTTTCAACCCTTACCAGATCGATTTCATCGACTACCTGGCGAACTACCACATGGACTCGGTCTTTAAGTGGATCTTTCCGGTTCTGGACAAACGTTTCAAGTCCATTGATCAGATCGGTCGAAAGAGTCCGGACAAGAGCGAGGGCGCCAACAGCATCGCCTCGCTGCGCGCGGTGTTTGCCAGCAGCGATATGGATTTCAGCGATCGCGTCCATCTGCTGCGACGAGCTGCAGCCCAGCGTCTGAAAACGGCGCGCGAAAAGCGCAAGGCGGCGCGCGCTGCGCGTCAGCAGGAAGAGGAACTGGTTTCCTCGGCCTGGATCCGGCAGCATGTGCGACACTTTACCGACGGCGTTGCTGTAAATCAGTACTCAGAAATGAGCCCCGAGGCTCGCGATCGTTTCGCCGCCCATGTGTCTCTGATTGGCGGCATTGATGTCGATGGCAAGGGGCTGCTGGACATGGGCGCCCCGGCCAAGCTGGAGCGTCTGCTGGACCGTCGTCAGGAGGAGTTGGCCGAAAGCAGCGAAGGCGGTCTGTTCTCGCTGCCGGAGGACGGCGTCGAGATTCCGGATTTCATCCGCGAACCTACCGCGGAGATGCTCTACCGTCTGCAGATGTGGTTCTATCGACGAGTGGTGCGAGCGCGAGTCGCCGGCCGCGACAACATCCCGCTGAACAATAACAACGTGATCCTGGTGGCCAACCATGCCAGTCACCTGGACTACGGCCTGGTCTGGTACAGCCTGGGCGACTATGCCCGCGATATGGGCATCCTGGCGGCGCGCGATTACTTCTTTGATCGCTTCTTGAAGTCGACCTTCTTTGGCAATTTCCTGAATCTCATTCCAGTGGAGCGCGCCGACAATTCCAGCTACGGCAAGGCGCTGAAACACGGATTGGAATTCTTGCAAAAGGGCGGACCGCTGCTGATCTTTCCGGAGGGCACGCGCTCGCCGGACGGCAAGATGCGCACCTTCCGTCATGGCCTGGGCTATCTGGTGCAGCATGCCCGCGCCGACGTATTGCCATTGCGGCTCTACAATACGCATGTAGCGCTCCCCAAGGGAAAGACCCTTGTGCGCCGCGCCGACGTGCGCGTACAGATCGGTAAACTTGTTTCTTACGAAGAACTTGAGGAACAAACACGCGGCTTTTCGCCGACCAAAACCTACGCCCATATTGCCCGCAGCCTGGAAGAAGCGGTGCGCTCCATTCACGGCAAGGCGCAAAGCGACGATGACATCGGATCGCAGGGAGAATCCTGA
- a CDS encoding SDR family oxidoreductase, whose amino-acid sequence MSENKLKKLQRWRRNTRLAGAAVAGLRALARRYRGKEATGSATLPAGATLRDARFSPEPMTYDPADRESLDVWGFKDTRFIINDRGHVELTGRRYALSGSELTRLLPWIEDVLGLKVDARDTRPSHYGQGIPAPRRNAHFEEDLRKFLSEDQITADERIRQRHGHGHTQEEMYLIKNGSLPRVPDRVVYPADESQVASLVGAAIRRNVCLIPYGGGTNVTEALRCPADEERLICSIDMSRMNRVLWIDPINHTACIQAGAVGRHIMTHLARYGYTMGHEPDSIEFSTLGGWIATHASGMKKNKYGNIEDLIVDMNVVGPLGIVRRFSAGPRESTGIDPRLWMFGSEGNLGVVTQAVVKLFPLPEVKRYGSVIFPNFESGVQFMYELSRQSSWPASARLVDNLQFQLSMALKPADPNESAWHRRKSRLQKLFVTQIKGFDPDQMTACTLVFEGRAEEVQAQERQVYGIARRYGGLRGGGENGERGYQLTFGIAYIRDFMMNHYLMAESFETSMPWTRVHDVVNNVKRRVAEEHARRNLPGKPFVTARLTQIYETGAVIYFYFAFYAKDVPNPHHVFNEIEHAAREEILKSGGSLSHHHGVGKLRTSFMPQILSPAGLQWKERMKEALDPQNIFGVRNQYGAIAAPAGAPSAAGMGFFRRLRMRLASFFARVANWLAGGALPGSQTKVQAAPSPAFMGQASTSAAPSLLVETPVAEVLPAQRGRPSRVELQAQSSMENHRAAELLAPARRAAETTASARGYFSGKTVLVTGASSGIGRELALELARRGANVVAMARTEERLRSLQAITGQWMVRGDVSVEADCRFAIDAALKQYGRLDAVIHNAGVSMRGLAEETDLSVVDRLLATNFYPIIYMYQHAIDALRRSRGHFVGVSSMMGHFSTQLRSGYCASKHALQGYLDSVRLENAAHGVHVMSVAPGFVSTEITRRALNSQGESHDKESDNTAAGLRPDFVARRILRGIELRRRDVYPSRVKEIIGLGLSRVAPAVLDRIMLKSSVT is encoded by the coding sequence ATGAGCGAAAACAAACTCAAGAAACTCCAGCGCTGGCGGCGCAATACGCGTCTGGCTGGCGCCGCCGTGGCCGGCCTGCGAGCGCTGGCCAGACGCTACCGCGGCAAAGAAGCGACCGGCAGCGCTACATTGCCGGCCGGCGCGACCCTGCGCGATGCGCGCTTCAGTCCCGAACCAATGACCTACGATCCGGCCGATCGCGAGAGTCTCGATGTGTGGGGCTTCAAGGACACGCGTTTTATCATCAATGACCGCGGCCACGTCGAGCTTACCGGCCGCCGCTATGCGCTGTCCGGCAGCGAGCTGACCCGACTGCTGCCCTGGATTGAGGATGTCCTTGGCCTCAAAGTTGACGCGCGCGATACCAGGCCCTCGCACTATGGCCAGGGAATTCCGGCGCCGCGGCGCAATGCGCATTTCGAAGAGGATTTGCGCAAGTTCCTGAGCGAAGACCAGATTACAGCGGACGAGCGAATCCGACAGCGGCACGGACACGGGCACACGCAAGAAGAGATGTACCTGATCAAGAACGGCTCGCTGCCGCGCGTGCCAGATCGGGTCGTCTATCCGGCGGATGAGTCGCAGGTTGCGAGTCTGGTGGGAGCGGCCATTCGGCGCAATGTTTGCTTGATTCCTTACGGCGGCGGTACCAACGTCACGGAAGCGTTGCGTTGCCCTGCGGATGAAGAGCGTCTGATTTGTTCTATTGATATGAGTCGGATGAACCGCGTACTCTGGATCGATCCGATCAATCATACGGCCTGTATCCAGGCTGGCGCCGTTGGCCGGCACATCATGACCCATCTTGCGCGCTATGGCTACACCATGGGCCATGAGCCGGATAGCATCGAGTTCAGCACCCTTGGAGGATGGATTGCCACCCATGCCAGCGGGATGAAAAAGAACAAGTATGGAAACATAGAAGATCTAATCGTAGATATGAATGTGGTCGGCCCGCTGGGAATCGTGCGTCGCTTTTCGGCAGGGCCGCGAGAATCCACCGGCATCGACCCCAGACTCTGGATGTTTGGATCGGAGGGCAATTTGGGCGTTGTCACCCAGGCGGTGGTAAAGCTCTTTCCGCTGCCGGAAGTAAAGCGCTACGGTTCAGTGATCTTCCCCAATTTCGAAAGCGGCGTGCAATTCATGTACGAGTTATCTCGCCAGAGTTCCTGGCCAGCCTCGGCGCGCCTGGTAGATAATTTGCAGTTTCAATTGAGCATGGCGCTCAAGCCCGCCGATCCAAACGAAAGCGCCTGGCACAGGCGCAAGAGTCGCCTGCAGAAGCTCTTCGTAACACAGATCAAGGGTTTTGATCCGGATCAAATGACAGCCTGCACCCTGGTCTTTGAGGGTCGGGCGGAAGAGGTGCAAGCTCAGGAGCGACAGGTTTACGGCATCGCCCGCCGCTATGGGGGATTACGAGGCGGCGGAGAGAATGGCGAGCGCGGCTATCAACTAACCTTTGGCATCGCTTATATCCGCGACTTCATGATGAACCACTACTTGATGGCGGAGTCCTTTGAGACCTCGATGCCCTGGACTCGCGTTCATGACGTAGTGAACAATGTCAAGCGCCGCGTCGCTGAGGAGCACGCCCGCCGCAATTTGCCTGGCAAGCCCTTTGTTACCGCGCGATTGACGCAGATCTATGAGACCGGCGCAGTCATATACTTTTACTTTGCGTTTTACGCCAAGGATGTGCCCAACCCACACCATGTCTTCAATGAAATTGAGCATGCGGCCCGCGAGGAGATCTTGAAATCGGGCGGTTCGTTGTCGCACCACCACGGAGTCGGCAAGCTGCGTACCAGTTTTATGCCACAAATTCTGTCGCCGGCAGGACTGCAGTGGAAGGAGCGCATGAAGGAGGCGCTGGATCCGCAAAATATCTTTGGCGTGCGCAACCAGTACGGGGCAATTGCTGCGCCGGCAGGGGCGCCCTCGGCAGCGGGGATGGGTTTCTTTCGACGGCTGCGCATGCGTCTGGCCTCGTTCTTTGCACGCGTCGCAAACTGGCTGGCCGGCGGCGCTCTGCCGGGATCTCAGACCAAGGTTCAGGCTGCGCCATCGCCGGCCTTCATGGGACAGGCATCAACATCCGCAGCGCCCTCGTTGTTGGTGGAAACTCCAGTAGCCGAGGTGCTTCCGGCGCAACGTGGTCGGCCGTCGCGCGTCGAGCTGCAAGCTCAGAGTTCGATGGAAAACCATCGCGCCGCGGAACTTCTGGCGCCCGCGCGTCGCGCAGCAGAGACCACGGCCTCGGCGCGCGGCTACTTCAGCGGGAAGACGGTGCTGGTAACCGGCGCCAGCTCCGGGATTGGACGCGAGCTGGCGCTGGAGCTGGCTCGTCGCGGGGCCAACGTAGTCGCCATGGCTCGAACCGAAGAGCGACTACGCTCGCTACAGGCTATCACCGGCCAATGGATGGTGCGCGGCGATGTCAGCGTGGAAGCGGATTGTCGCTTTGCTATTGATGCAGCCCTGAAGCAGTATGGCCGGCTGGATGCAGTAATCCACAATGCCGGCGTTAGTATGCGCGGCCTGGCTGAAGAGACCGATCTGAGCGTTGTCGATCGGCTGCTGGCTACTAACTTTTATCCAATCATATATATGTACCAACATGCGATTGACGCCCTGCGTCGCAGTCGCGGCCACTTTGTAGGCGTATCCAGCATGATGGGTCACTTTTCTACGCAGTTGCGCTCCGGCTATTGCGCCAGCAAGCACGCCTTGCAGGGATATCTCGATAGCGTCCGTCTGGAAAACGCTGCTCATGGAGTGCACGTCATGTCGGTGGCGCCTGGCTTTGTCAGTACGGAGATTACGCGCCGCGCACTGAATTCACAGGGCGAGTCGCACGACAAAGAGAGCGACAATACGGCGGCCGGACTGCGCCCGGATTTTGTGGCGCGGCGCATTTTGCGCGGCATTGAGCTGCGCCGTCGCGATGTCTATCCCTCGCGCGTCAAAGAGATCATTGGACTGGGTCTCAGTCGCGTGGCCCCGGCGGTGCTGGACCGCATCATGTTGAAATCGTCAGTTACCTGA
- a CDS encoding diguanylate cyclase, with protein sequence MRKSEESDAPRIIYVVESDPALRQAIASELSYYGYVSAGYPDLYAVRHAVRVRPPMAIVASVGSQSEDIGMVMSEVQTESSRAFPVVFLAEEDSLQLRLMAARFGGVAFLPSPPDFNELVATLDRLATSEDQPQYRILIVENDAAARTKYAAILSAAGMQVQAVASPAEALQAIAEFDPELLLLNMYYDECLGGELAQVIRQHQQYVSLPIVFLSGEENRERQLSAMGRGGDDVLLQPIQPAHLVSSVTARVMRSHSVRQLMVRDSLTGLLNHTALQQRLDFELARAAREGGSLCFAMTDLDKFKRVNDTYGHSAGDQVIKNLARALKLQLRSSDVVGRHGGEEFGIILPGVDRNLARQALERVQQSFARIVHRYGAAQFQCSFSCGAAFYPGHEDARGLVDGADQALYAAKGAGGNVTMFDAPGA encoded by the coding sequence ATGCGAAAAAGTGAAGAGAGCGATGCTCCGCGGATTATCTACGTAGTGGAGTCGGATCCGGCGCTGCGTCAGGCCATCGCCAGCGAACTTTCCTACTATGGCTATGTTTCAGCCGGTTATCCGGACCTCTACGCCGTGCGCCATGCAGTACGCGTCCGACCGCCGATGGCCATTGTAGCCTCCGTAGGAAGCCAGAGCGAGGACATTGGCATGGTCATGTCCGAAGTACAAACTGAATCCTCGCGAGCCTTTCCGGTGGTTTTCCTTGCAGAAGAGGATTCGTTGCAGTTGCGTCTGATGGCCGCACGCTTTGGCGGAGTGGCCTTTCTGCCCTCTCCTCCAGATTTCAATGAACTGGTGGCAACCCTGGATCGATTGGCCACCAGCGAAGACCAGCCGCAGTATCGCATCTTGATTGTAGAGAACGACGCCGCTGCGCGCACAAAATACGCCGCGATTCTCTCCGCAGCCGGCATGCAGGTCCAGGCCGTGGCCAGCCCGGCGGAAGCGCTGCAAGCCATCGCCGAATTCGATCCGGAACTTCTGCTTTTGAACATGTACTATGATGAGTGTCTGGGCGGGGAATTGGCCCAGGTCATCCGTCAGCATCAGCAGTACGTGTCGCTGCCGATCGTTTTTCTTTCAGGGGAGGAGAATCGCGAACGCCAATTGAGCGCTATGGGCCGCGGCGGCGATGACGTTCTCCTGCAACCGATTCAACCCGCTCATCTGGTTTCCTCCGTTACCGCCAGGGTAATGCGTTCGCACTCCGTCCGACAACTGATGGTGCGCGACAGCCTGACCGGGCTACTCAATCATACCGCCCTGCAACAGCGCCTGGATTTTGAGCTGGCCCGCGCCGCTCGCGAGGGCGGCAGCCTGTGCTTCGCCATGACGGACCTCGATAAATTCAAGCGCGTCAACGACACTTACGGTCATTCGGCAGGCGATCAGGTAATCAAGAATCTGGCTCGCGCCTTGAAGTTGCAGTTGCGATCCAGCGATGTGGTGGGCCGACACGGCGGCGAAGAATTCGGCATTATCTTGCCGGGCGTCGATCGCAATCTGGCGCGCCAGGCGCTGGAACGCGTGCAGCAATCCTTTGCCCGGATAGTCCATCGCTATGGCGCAGCGCAATTTCAGTGCAGCTTCAGCTGTGGCGCGGCTTTCTACCCTGGGCATGAGGACGCGCGGGGCCTGGTGGACGGCGCCGATCAGGCGCTCTATGCCGCCAAGGGCGCCGGCGGCAATGTCACCATGTTTGATGCTCCGGGCGCCTGA